The following coding sequences lie in one Arabidopsis thaliana chromosome 3, partial sequence genomic window:
- a CDS encoding Plant regulator RWP-RK family protein (Plant regulator RWP-RK family protein; CONTAINS InterPro DOMAIN/s: Octicosapeptide/Phox/Bem1p (InterPro:IPR000270), Plant regulator RWP-RK (InterPro:IPR003035); BEST Arabidopsis thaliana protein match is: Plant regulator RWP-RK family protein (TAIR:AT2G43500.2); Has 701 Blast hits to 585 proteins in 46 species: Archae - 0; Bacteria - 15; Metazoa - 3; Fungi - 0; Plants - 625; Viruses - 0; Other Eukaryotes - 58 (source: NCBI BLink).), translating into MENPSASRDNKGFCFPDIPVEEMDGWVKNLISEEDMFSSSSTSELMNFESFASWCNSPSAADILFTQYGLSTSQSIIPFGGLEGSYACEKRPLDCTSVPRSLSHSLDEKMLKALSLFMEFSGEGILAQFWTPIKTGDQYMLSTCDQAYLLDSRLSGYREASRRFTFSAEANQCSYPGLPGRVFISGVPEWTSNVMYYKTAEYLRMKHALDNEVRGSIAIPVLEASGSSCCAVLELVTCREKPNFDVEMNSVCRALQAVNLQTSTIPRRQYLSSNQKEALAEIRDVLRAVCYAHRLPLALAWIPCSYSKGANDELVKVYGKNSKECSLLCIEETSCYVNDMEMEGFVNACLEHYLREGQGIVGKALISNKPSFSSDVKTFDICEYPLVQHARKFGLNAAVATKLRSTFTGDNDYILEFFLPVSMKGSSEQQLLLDSLSGTMQRLCRTLKTVSDAESIDGTEFGSRSVEMTNLPQATVSVGSFHTTFLDTDVNSTRSTFSNISSNKRNEMAGSQGTLQQEISGARRLEKKKSSTEKNVSLNVLQQYFSGSLKDAAKSLGVCPTTLKRICRQHGIMRWPSRKINKVNRSLRKIQTVLDSVQGVEGGLKFDSVTGEFVAVGPFIQEFGTQKSLSSHDEDALARSQGDMDEDVSVEPLEVKSHDGGGVKLEEDVETNHQAGPGSLKKPWTWISKQSGLIYSDDTDIGKRSEEVNKDKEDLCVRRCLSSVALAGDGMNTRIERGNGTVEPNHSISSSMSDSSNSSGAVLLGSSSASLEQNWNQIRTHNNSGESGSSSTLTVKATYREDTVRFKLDPYVVGCSQLYREVAKRFKLQEGAFQLKYLDDEEEWVMLVTDSDLHECFEILNGMRKHTVKFLVRDIPNTAMGSSAGSNGYLGTGT; encoded by the exons ATGGAGAACCCATCAGCATCCAGAGATAATAAAGGTTTCTGTTTTCCAGATATTCCAGTAGAAGAAATGGATGGCTGGGTTAAGAATTTGATCTCTGAAGAAGATATGTTTAGCTCCTCTTCAACTTCAGAGCTTATGAATTTCGAATCTTTTGCTTCATGGTGCAACAGCCCTTCCGCTGCAGATATCTTGTTCACTCAATACGGTTTATCGACCTCTCAATCTATTATACCTTTCGGAGGCTTAGAAGGCTCATACGCTTGCGAGAAAAGACCGTTAGACTGTACTAGTGTTCCAAGGTCATTGAGCCATTCTCTTGATGAGAAGATGCTCAAAGCATTAAGTTTGTTTATGGAGTTCTCTGGAGAGGGAATTCTGGCACAGTTTTGGACTCCTATTAAGACAGGAGATCAGTACATGCTTAGTACTTGTGATCAGGCGTATCTGCTTGACTCGAGGCTATCTGGATACCGTGAAGCGTCGAGGAGATTCACTTTCTCTGCTGAAGCAAATCAATGCTCTTATCCAGGTCTTCCAGGCAGAGTCTTTATCTCTGGAGTTCCTGAGTGGACATCAAACGTTATGTATTACAAGACTGCTGAATATTTAAGGATGAAGCATGCATTAGATAACGAAGTCCGTGGTTCGATTGCAATTCCTGTCCTTGAAGCATCAGGTTCTTCTTGTTGTGCAGTTCTGGAACTTGTGACATGTAGggaaaaaccaaactttgatGTGGAGATGAACTCTGTTTGCCGTGCTCTGCAG GCCGTGAACTTACAAACATCAACTATTCCTCGTCGCCAGTACCTTTCAAGtaatcaaaaagaagctttgGCTGAAATAAGAGATGTTCTCAGAGCAGTGTGCTATGCACATAGGTTGCCTTTAGCTCTAGCTTGGATTCCCTGTAGTTACTCCAAAGGAGCAAACGATGAGTTGGTAAAGGTTTATGGAAAAAACTCAAAGGAATGTTCTCTTCTTTGCATAGAAGAGACATCATGTTATGTGAATGATATGGAAATGGAAGGCTTTGTGAATGCATGTTTGGAGCATTATCTAAGAGAAGGGCAAGGAATTGTTGGCAAAGCACTCATATCAAACAAACCGTCTTTCTCATCTGATGTAAAGACATTTGATATCTGCGAGTACCCTCTTGTTCAACATGCTCGAAAGTTTGGTCTTAATGCTGCAGTTGCTACCAAACTGAGGAGCACATTCACTGGTGACAATGACTATAtacttgagttttttttacctGTAAGTATGAAGGGAAGctcagaacaacaacttttgCTGGACAGTCTCTCGGGCACCATGCAGAGACTATGTCGGACTCTGAAAACTGTTTCAGATGCTGAATCAATTGACGGTACAGAATTTGGATCTCGTAGTGTAGAAATGACAAATCTCCCACAGGCTACTGTATCCGTTGGAAGCTTTCATACGACATTTCTTGATACTGACGTCAACTCTACTCGAAGTACCTTTTCGAACATCTCCtctaataaaagaaatgaaatggcAGGTTCTCAAGGCACTCTTCAGCAG GAAATTAGCGGAGCAAGaagattagagaagaagaaaagcagtACAGAGAAGAATGTGAGCTTAAATGTTCTCCAACAATACTTCTCTGGGAGCTTAAAGGATGCTGCAAAAAGCCTTGGTG TTTGTCCGACTACACTAAAAAGGATATGTAGACAACACGGAATTATGAGATGGCCATCTCGAAAGATTAACAAAGTGAATAGGTCACTAAGGAAAATACAGACGGTGCTTGACTCTGTCCAGGGTGTAGAAGGAGGACTGAAGTTTGACTCGGTGACAGGGGAATTTGTAGCAGTTGGCCCTTTTATACAAGAATTTGGGACCCAAAAGAGTCTGTCTTCTCATGATGAAGATGCACTTGCAAGAAGCCAAGGTGATATGGATGAAGATGTGTCAGTAGAGCCTTTGGAAGTTAAATCTCATGATGGTGGCGGTGTCAAGTTGGAGGAGGATGTTGAAACAAACCACCAAGCGGGACCag GATCCTTGAAGAAGCCATGGACTTGGATAAGCAAACAGTCTGGCTTGATCTATAGTGATGATACCGACATAGGAAAAAGAAGTGAAGAGGTAAACAAGGATAAAGAAGACCTTTGTGTTCGAAGGTGCTTGAGCTCTGTAGCACTTGCAGGTGATGGAATGAATACAAGAATCGAGCGAGGTAATGGAACTGTAGAACCAAACCACTCCATATCAAGTAGCATGTCGGATTCATCAAATAGCTCAGGAGCAGTTTTGCTGGGAAGTTCATCTGCTTCCTTGGAACAAAACTGGAACCAAATAAGAACTCATAACAATAGCGGTGAAAGCGGATCAAGTTCAACACTAACCGTAAAAGCCACTTACAGAGAGGACACTGTACGTTTCAAGCTTGATCCATACGTTGTTGGGTGTTCTCAGCTCTACAGAGAAGTGGCTAAGCGTTTCAAGCTGCAAGAAGGTGCCTTTCAGTTGAAATACttggatgatgaagaagaatgggTGATGTTGGTCACAGATTCTGATCTCCATGAATGCTTCGAGATATTAAATGGTATGAGAAAACATACAGTGAAGTTTCTGGTCCGTGATATACCGAACACCGCAATGGGAAGTTCCGCAGGCAGCAATGGTTACCTCGGAACAGGCACCTAA
- a CDS encoding jacalin lectin family protein (jacalin lectin family protein; CONTAINS InterPro DOMAIN/s: F-box associated domain, type 1 (InterPro:IPR006527), Mannose-binding lectin (InterPro:IPR001229), F-box associated interaction domain (InterPro:IPR017451); BEST Arabidopsis thaliana protein match is: F-box family protein / jacalin lectin family protein (TAIR:AT3G59610.1); Has 1611 Blast hits to 1208 proteins in 34 species: Archae - 0; Bacteria - 0; Metazoa - 0; Fungi - 0; Plants - 1611; Viruses - 0; Other Eukaryotes - 0 (source: NCBI BLink).), whose protein sequence is MELSFKREKICSVEVNLDVPSIEVHSHNLPSYIPGYNGFFMTVEYCDGLVVYATENGIGICNPLLRQIRWIKSKVNYRYNGVGYDNSRPENHYKIFESCPYSDTTVKASITEFVSDAWISKPYEFAYDWDFMSSYSVSLNGALYWVAFHMASDDQFIQSFDFSTEKFEPYCLLPNKKCDPSNARSLAVFRGDRFSYLEQNYETRNIEIWVTKKEIKIENGKAVEWMNLMKVSVPKWSSLREKACIYIAKGDKFHEIIINDLVEYPTRHHRTYVPSLVPVPTFTMSNRSKTQQVESRFTPPRGIQASDGGNEWDDGIFHNVKKINVGVNDFDTVFVKFHYSKYNRIEAGAGHGNATTHNPDDEIMIAGGDYIEAVEGTYTESHITSITFRMRKGDMMPQYGRLNGTPFSLRGERGSKAIGFYGRSSGVHLTALGVHFSPPPLYYSFPNHSPVFNY, encoded by the exons ATGGAACTCTCTTTCAAACGAGAGAAG ATTTGCTCGGTGGAAGTTAATCTTGATGTTCCATCCATAGAGGTGCATAGCCATAACTTACCCTCATATATTCCCGGTTATAATGGTTTCTTCATGACGGTCGAATATTGCGACGGGTTAGTGGTTTATGCTACCGAGAACGGGATTGGGATATGCAACCCATTGTTGAGACAGATTAGATGGATCAAATCCAAAGTGAATTATCGTTACAATGGGGTGGGATACGACAATTCTAGACCCGAAAATCATTACAAGATCTTTGAGTCTTGCCCCTATAGCGATACAACCGTGAAAGCTAGTATCACCGAGTTTGTATCCGATGCATGGATTTCGAAACCGTACGAGTTTGCATATGATTGGGATTTTATGTCGTCCTATAGTGTATCATTGAATGGAGCTTTGTATTGGGTTGCTTTCCATATGGCGTCTGATGACCAGTTTattcaaagctttgatttttctacGGAGAAATTTGAACCCTATTGTCTCTTGCCTAATAAAAAATGTGATCCAAGCAATGCTAGGTCCCTTGCAGTTTTTAGGGGAGATCGATTTTCGTATTTAGAGCAAAACTATGAGACAAGGAATATAGAGATTTgggtaacaaaaaaagagattaaaattgAGAATGGAAAGGCTGTGGAGTGGATGAACTTGATGAAAGTGTCAGTTCCTAAATGGTCGAGTTTAAGA GAAAAGGCTTGCATTTATATTGCCAAGGGAGATAAGTTCCATGAAATTATAATAAACGATTTGGTTGAGTATCCTACTCGTCATCACCGTACCTATGTTCCTAGTTTGGTCCCAGTTCCAACGTTCACGATGAGCAATAGAAGTAAAACGCAGCAGGTTGAGTCCCGCTTCACACCCCCTAGAGGAATACAAGCGAGCGATGGAGGAAACGAGTGGGACGACGGCATCTTCCACaatgtgaagaaaataaatgtagGAGTAAATGATTTTGACACGGTCTTTGTCAAGTTTCACTACTCCAAATATAACCGGATTGAAGCCGGAGCAGGTCATGGAAATGCGACAACACATAATCCAGACGACGAA ATTATGATCGCTGGAGGCGACTACATTGAAGCCGTCGAGGGGACCTACACTGAAAGCCATATCACCTCCATTACATTTCGGATGCGCAAGGGAGACATGATGCCACAGTACGGACGCTTGAACGGGACGCCCTTCTCGCTTCGAGGAGAACGAGGCTCCAAGGCCATCGGGTTTTACGGAAGAAGCTCTGGTGTCCACCTCACTGCTCTCGGCGTCCACTTCTCTCCACCCCCTCTATATTATTCGTTTCCTAACCATTCAccagtttttaattattaa
- the NRPB8B gene encoding RNA polymerase Rpb8 (NRPB8B; FUNCTIONS IN: DNA-directed RNA polymerase activity; INVOLVED IN: transcription; LOCATED IN: DNA-directed RNA polymerase II, core complex; CONTAINS InterPro DOMAIN/s: Nucleic acid-binding, OB-fold-like (InterPro:IPR016027), Nucleic acid-binding, OB-fold (InterPro:IPR012340), RNA polymerase, Rpb8 (InterPro:IPR005570); BEST Arabidopsis thaliana protein match is: RNA polymerase Rpb8 (TAIR:AT1G54250.1); Has 513 Blast hits to 511 proteins in 218 species: Archae - 0; Bacteria - 0; Metazoa - 139; Fungi - 205; Plants - 84; Viruses - 0; Other Eukaryotes - 85 (source: NCBI BLink).) — translation MASNIIMFEDIFVVDKLDPDGKKFDKVTRVEARSHNLEMFMHLDVNTEVYPLAVGDKFTLAMAPTLNLDGTPDTGYFTPGAKKTLADKYEYIMHGKLYKISERDGKTPKAELYVSFGGLLMLLQGDPAHISHFELDQRLFLLMRKL, via the exons ATGGCGAGCAATATTATCATGTTCGAGGATATCTTCGTGGTCGATAAGCTAGACCCTGATGGCAAAAAGTTCGATAAAG TTACGCGTGTTGAAGCAAGGAGCCACAACTTGGAAATGTTTATGCATTTAGATGTTAACACTGAGGTTTATCCATTGGCTGTTGGTGATAAGTTCACGCTGGCTATGGCTCCCACGCTTAATCTCGATGGAACTCCTGATACCGGATACTTTACTCCG GGAGCAAAGAAAACACTTGCAGATAAGTATGAATACATCATGCACGGGAAGCTTTACAAGATCTCTGAGCGTGACGGCAAAACTCCAAAAGC AGAGTTATATGTTTCGTTCGGGGGGCTCCTGATGTTGCTTCAGGGAGATCCAGCTCATATTTCTCACTTCGAACTTGACCAGAGGCTCTTTCTACTCATGAGGAAGCTTTGA
- a CDS encoding F-box family protein / jacalin lectin family protein (F-box family protein / jacalin lectin family protein; CONTAINS InterPro DOMAIN/s: F-box domain, cyclin-like (InterPro:IPR001810), F-box domain, Skp2-like (InterPro:IPR022364), F-box associated domain, type 1 (InterPro:IPR006527), Mannose-binding lectin (InterPro:IPR001229), F-box associated interaction domain (InterPro:IPR017451); BEST Arabidopsis thaliana protein match is: jacalin lectin family protein (TAIR:AT3G59590.1); Has 2196 Blast hits to 1799 proteins in 44 species: Archae - 0; Bacteria - 0; Metazoa - 0; Fungi - 2; Plants - 2192; Viruses - 0; Other Eukaryotes - 2 (source: NCBI BLink).) → MMQPDHDLPYDLEGEILSHLPIQILARFRCVCKRWNTLFKERRFFNSDLGLARPQFILLAESKICSVDVNLDGPSIEVHNLPSDIPGYKLYMPMHVEYCDGLFLYATCYGIGICNPWLRQIRWFKSSYEGYDFSGMGYDNSRQDKHYKILGSYCTNTTMNASVTELGSDAWKSYEFAFHSWNLSMSPYSVSLNGNLYWVAYNHESRDYFIQSFDFSTVSFKHYCILPTKNGHRQCDGRSLAIFREDRFSFLEQEIYNTRNIEIWVTKETIKNGDGEAVEWVNLMSVLVPEWSSLSVNYYPPSYFVDEDKVGLTLVICCYNKEGKAYIYIAKGDKFHEIEIKDLVEYNPRHRTYFPNLIQVPTFTMSGRSITQHQVESRFAPLRGIQVSVGVGGDEWDDGFFDNVKEIIIHTNSLGIIFVKFYYRNGNVRVAGAAHGDSTETRGLMVPDDDYIEAVQGTYTESHITSMAFRLHKGNRSLRFGFFEGMSFVLGGARGSKIIGFYGRSSDLYLTAFGVHFSPLP, encoded by the exons ATGATGCAACCAGATCATGACCTGCCGTATGATTTGGAGGGAGAGATACTCTCTCACCTTCCAATACAAATTCTCGCTCGATTTAGATGTGTTTGCAAGAGATGGAACACTCTTTTCAAGGAAAGGAGGTTCTTCAACAGTGATTTGGGTCTCGCCCGTCCACAATTCATCTTGCTTGCCGAATCCAAGATTTGCTCGGTGGACGTTAATCTTGACGGCCCATCTATAGAGGTGCATAACTTGCCCTCAGATATTCCCGGTTATAAACTTTATATGCCCATGCACGTCGAATATTGCGACGGGTTATTTCTTTATGCAACCTGTTATGGGATTGGGATTTGCAACCCATGGCTGAGACAGATTAGATGGTTCAAATCCAGTTATGAAGGTTATGATTTCAGTGGGATGGGATACGACAATAGTAGACAGGACAAGCACTACAAGATCTTAGGGTCTTACTGTACAAATACAACCATGAATGCTAGTGTCACCGAGTTGGGATCCGATGCATGGAAATCTTACGAATTTGCATTCCATAGTTGGAATTTATCTATGTCGCCTTATAGTGTTTCATTGAATGGAAATTTGTATTGGGTTGCTTATAATCATGAGTCTCGtgattattttattcaaaGCTTCGACTTTTCTACGGTGAGCTTCAAACACTATTGTATCTTGCCTACTAAAAACGGGCATCGTCAATGCGATGGTAGATCACTTGCGATATTTAGGGAAGATCGATTTTCGTTTTTAGAGCAAGAGATCTATAACACAAGGAATATAGAGATTTGGGTGACAAAAGAAACTATTAAAAATGGGGATGGAGAAGCTGTAGAGTGGGTGAATTTGATGAGTGTGTTAGTTCCCGAATGGTCGAGTTTAAGTGTCAACTATTACCCGCCAAGTTACTTCGTCGATGAAGATAAAGTTGGTTTGACTCTTGTAATATGTTGTTATAACAAGGAGGGAAAAGCTTATATTTATATTGCCAAGGGAGATAAGTTCcatgaaattgaaataaaagatTTGGTTGAGTATAATCCTCGTCACCGTACCTATTTTCCCAATTTGATCCAAGTTCCTACGTTTACGATGAGCGGTAGGAGTATAACCCAACATCAGGTTGAATCTCGCTTCGCACCCCTCAGGGGAATACAAGTGAGCGTTGGAGTTGGAGGAGACGAGTGGGACGATGGTTTCTTCGACAATGTAAAGGaaataattatacatacaAATTCTTTAGGCATCATCTTTGTCAAGTTTTACTACCGCAACGGTAACGTACGTGTAGCCGGAGCCGCTCATGGGGATTCCACCGAGACTCGCGGG CTTATGGTTCCCGACGACGACTACATTGAAGCCGTCCAAGGGACCTACACTGAGAGTCACATCACCTCCATGGCGTTCCGGTTGCACAAGGGCAACCGGTCGCTACGGTTTGGATTCTTCGAGGGAATGTCCTTTGTGCTTGGAGGAGCACGAGGCTCAAAGATCATCGGATTTTACGGAAGAAGCTCTGATCTCTACCTCACCGCTTTCGGCGTGCACTTCTCCCCCCTTCCCTAG